In a genomic window of Streptomyces noursei ATCC 11455:
- a CDS encoding FtsX-like permease family protein, whose product MRASGLTKAAIRQIAARPSRLLLTGCTLMVTAFFLAGSIVFTDTLKRQLADDLSPVAAGTAVVVGTEGTQPLDDKRVEELKNVPGVAEVQPVATGSVLLKGAGRDPYPLIGTALTGPQSVIRPLQGTLPDGPGEVVLTRMLADLPGMGVGSRITLVPQAGVGSATSQDAPARTVTVKVSGVVQAPSAMGTAVLTTPTNARSWLGTGGWQQTLLRVPDRPAADVASTVQAELGRGFSVRTASKLRAESGPKWVTTVSTLLTIFVVVALLAGTLIVSTTYRVLLVRDQTRLALLRCVGARPGQVMRSVLLQAAGSGLIAGAVGTVAAICCAFAITGITDLPGPAISAPSLSAGVLVSVLAALVAAMPAARAAARVAPVAALSVAATRHAPDHIGRTRALIGALCLGCALLLIALAGLGGAGGAVAAVGSVASAVALFGCLLALGPALLRRATLALHRPVRAVAGLDGALAVRNLGRAARRTAACATVLTLGFTMVAAVLVTLASVEKGTDRRLRERDPVDVVLDASRTGPSALTPAVVKAVAAQPETDAVVPVTRVDGVALGGNGRHQETEIRGLDPAAIPALLADSQRDSHGGDLRRGQAAISTSVAQSLGVRPGDRISLRVSGGGKSSAEVALIHPDDAYMLGGVAVLPGDFAELAPLAPVRSLYITAVHRDNPLSLRAPLDRALPLNASLHLSYPGEDRASLRQLISQLRITALGLVGITVLVSLVGVAITLTLSSMERERENGVLRAVGMRGSRLRSVTAWEAGLLGLYAAVLGVTLGSLYGRMMLGALPGLSSPTIPYGQLTVTLVGALALVLGASVIPALRSAAVSPMTALRAD is encoded by the coding sequence TTGAGGGCATCGGGGCTGACCAAGGCGGCGATACGGCAGATCGCGGCCAGGCCGTCACGGCTGCTGCTCACCGGCTGCACACTGATGGTGACGGCTTTCTTCCTGGCCGGTTCGATCGTCTTCACCGACACCCTGAAGCGGCAGTTGGCCGACGACCTCTCGCCGGTCGCCGCGGGCACGGCCGTGGTGGTCGGCACGGAAGGCACCCAGCCGCTCGACGACAAGAGGGTCGAGGAACTCAAGAACGTACCGGGAGTGGCCGAGGTCCAACCCGTGGCCACCGGCAGCGTGCTTCTGAAAGGTGCGGGCCGTGACCCCTACCCGCTGATCGGCACGGCGCTCACGGGGCCGCAGTCCGTCATCCGCCCGTTGCAGGGCACGCTTCCGGACGGGCCCGGTGAGGTCGTGCTCACCCGGATGCTGGCCGACCTGCCAGGCATGGGAGTCGGCAGCCGGATCACACTCGTTCCGCAGGCCGGCGTCGGCTCGGCGACCTCCCAGGACGCTCCTGCCCGAACGGTGACCGTGAAGGTCTCGGGCGTCGTCCAGGCCCCCTCGGCCATGGGAACCGCCGTGCTCACCACGCCCACCAACGCCCGCTCGTGGCTGGGCACCGGCGGCTGGCAGCAGACGCTGCTCCGCGTCCCGGACCGCCCCGCTGCCGACGTGGCGTCCACGGTCCAGGCCGAGCTGGGCAGAGGCTTCTCCGTACGCACCGCGTCCAAACTGCGCGCGGAGAGCGGACCCAAGTGGGTCACCACCGTGTCCACCCTGCTCACGATCTTCGTCGTAGTGGCCCTGCTCGCCGGAACCCTGATCGTCTCCACGACGTATCGGGTGCTGCTCGTGCGGGACCAGACACGGCTGGCCCTGCTGCGCTGCGTGGGCGCCCGGCCGGGGCAGGTAATGCGGTCCGTGCTGCTACAGGCCGCGGGTTCCGGGCTGATCGCCGGTGCGGTCGGAACGGTCGCGGCGATCTGCTGCGCCTTCGCGATCACCGGAATCACAGATCTGCCCGGCCCCGCGATCTCGGCACCCTCACTGTCCGCAGGTGTGCTCGTTTCCGTGCTGGCTGCCCTGGTCGCGGCGATGCCGGCAGCGAGAGCCGCAGCGCGCGTCGCACCGGTCGCCGCCCTGTCCGTGGCGGCCACCCGCCACGCACCGGACCACATCGGCCGGACGCGCGCGCTGATCGGAGCGCTCTGCCTGGGCTGCGCGCTCCTGCTCATCGCCCTCGCCGGGCTCGGCGGCGCGGGCGGTGCCGTGGCGGCGGTCGGCTCAGTCGCCTCCGCGGTCGCTCTGTTCGGTTGCCTCCTCGCGCTCGGGCCGGCACTGCTGCGCCGCGCGACACTCGCCCTTCACCGGCCCGTGCGGGCGGTCGCGGGGCTGGACGGTGCTCTGGCGGTGCGCAACCTGGGCCGTGCCGCGCGCCGGACCGCGGCCTGCGCGACGGTCCTCACCCTGGGCTTCACCATGGTCGCCGCGGTGCTCGTTACACTGGCTTCGGTGGAGAAGGGCACGGACCGGCGGCTACGGGAGCGCGACCCGGTCGACGTCGTGCTCGACGCGTCGCGCACCGGCCCGTCGGCGCTCACCCCTGCCGTAGTGAAGGCGGTGGCGGCACAGCCCGAGACCGACGCGGTGGTGCCCGTCACCCGGGTGGACGGCGTCGCCCTCGGCGGCAACGGCCGCCACCAGGAGACGGAGATCCGAGGCCTCGATCCTGCCGCGATCCCCGCACTGCTCGCCGACAGCCAACGCGACTCCCACGGCGGAGACCTGCGGCGTGGCCAGGCAGCCATCTCCACGTCCGTGGCACAGTCGCTGGGGGTCCGTCCCGGCGACCGGATCTCGCTGCGCGTGTCCGGCGGCGGGAAGTCCAGCGCCGAAGTGGCCCTGATCCATCCGGACGACGCCTACATGCTGGGCGGTGTCGCCGTCCTGCCGGGGGACTTCGCCGAACTGGCGCCTCTCGCCCCTGTACGGTCCTTGTACATCACCGCCGTCCACCGAGACAACCCGCTGTCGCTGCGCGCTCCGTTGGACAGAGCGCTGCCTTTGAACGCTTCGCTCCACCTGTCTTATCCGGGCGAAGACCGGGCCTCTCTGCGACAGTTGATCAGTCAGCTGCGGATCACGGCACTGGGGCTGGTCGGCATCACCGTGCTGGTATCGCTCGTAGGCGTGGCGATCACCCTGACCCTGTCCTCGATGGAACGCGAAAGAGAGAACGGTGTCCTGCGAGCGGTGGGTATGCGCGGCTCACGCCTGCGCTCCGTGACGGCTTGGGAAGCCGGACTGCTCGGCTTGTACGCGGCCGTCCTCGGCGTCACGCTGGGCTCGCTCTACGGCCGGATGATGCTCGGTGCGCTGCCCGGTCTCAGCAGCCCCACGATCCCGTACGGGCAGTTGACGGTGACGTTGGTGGGGGCCCTGGCCCTCGTGCTGGGCGCGTCTGTGATCCCGGCCCTGCGTTCAGCGGCGGTCTCGCCCATGACGGCCCTGCGCGCGGACTAG
- a CDS encoding glycosyl hydrolase family 28 protein yields the protein MTCSTRRTSTWSTTTATASRPGACGSRPPATARNTDGIDPAGATNVTITDSFIMDGHDGIAIKGGNKASSNIPVSGNHFYGTHGISIGSETSSGVTNVLFRDNTLTGTDALGNTSGSSAGIRIKSSPANGGKVTDVGYLNTCLDAVRAPLVFDTHYSGGSGPNTPWFTGITVDGVTATHSPGGAKSTLVGLDPAHPLQVTLEHLNLDATTTTAANAHISAADTNLHPSGSGVTVTPTNSPGRAPTCAFRAFPAL from the coding sequence CTGCTCAACTCGGCGAACTTCCACGTGGTCTACAACGACGGCAACGGCTTCACGGCCTGGGGCGTGCGGATCAAGACCCCCCGCCACCGCCCGCAACACCGACGGCATCGACCCGGCCGGCGCCACCAATGTCACCATCACCGACTCCTTCATCATGGACGGCCACGACGGCATCGCGATCAAGGGCGGCAACAAGGCCAGCAGCAACATCCCGGTCAGCGGCAACCACTTCTACGGCACCCACGGCATCTCGATCGGCAGCGAGACCAGCAGCGGCGTGACCAACGTGCTCTTCCGCGACAACACCCTCACCGGCACCGACGCGCTCGGCAACACCAGCGGCTCCAGCGCCGGCATCCGGATCAAGAGCTCTCCCGCCAACGGCGGCAAGGTCACCGACGTCGGCTACCTGAACACCTGCCTCGACGCGGTGCGCGCCCCGCTCGTCTTCGACACCCACTACTCGGGCGGCAGCGGCCCCAACACCCCCTGGTTCACCGGCATCACCGTTGACGGCGTCACCGCCACTCACTCTCCCGGCGGCGCCAAGTCCACCCTCGTCGGACTCGACCCGGCCCACCCGCTCCAGGTGACCCTGGAACACCTCAACCTCGACGCCACCACGACAACCGCCGCCAACGCCCACATCAGCGCGGCCGACACCAACCTCCACCCGTCCGGCTCCGGCGTCACCGTGACGCCCACCAACAGCCCAGGCAGGGCCCCCACCTGCGCCTTCCGCGCCTTCCCCGCCCTCTGA
- a CDS encoding ABC transporter ATP-binding protein yields the protein MTLTSVAARTAVRATGVTKVYGAEKPGTAASVGVQALRGVDLEIGEGSFVAVMGPSGSGKSTLMHCLAGLDRPSSGTITLEDTEITALSERQRTDLRRDRIGFVFQQYHLLPELNGSENILLPLEIAGRRPDQDWLDTLVNTLQIGDQLSRRPSELSGGQQQRIGIARALAARPAVVFADEPTGNLDAGSGRHVLEFLRYSTREFGQTVVMVTHDPVAASYSDRVVLLLDGRISGRVDGPTPESVLDALQNPGKR from the coding sequence ATGACTTTGACGAGCGTGGCCGCTCGCACGGCGGTCCGCGCGACCGGCGTCACCAAGGTGTACGGGGCGGAAAAGCCCGGCACCGCCGCGTCGGTCGGCGTCCAGGCACTGCGCGGAGTCGACCTGGAGATCGGCGAGGGAAGCTTCGTGGCCGTCATGGGACCTTCCGGATCCGGGAAGTCCACCCTGATGCACTGCCTTGCCGGCCTGGACCGTCCGTCCTCCGGCACGATCACTCTGGAGGACACCGAGATCACCGCACTGTCCGAGCGACAGCGCACGGACCTGCGTCGCGACCGCATCGGCTTCGTCTTCCAGCAGTACCACCTGCTACCAGAGTTGAACGGCTCCGAGAACATTCTGCTACCGCTGGAGATAGCGGGCCGCCGCCCCGACCAGGACTGGCTGGACACGCTCGTGAACACCCTTCAGATCGGTGATCAACTCTCGCGCCGCCCCTCGGAGTTGTCCGGCGGACAGCAGCAGCGCATCGGCATCGCTCGCGCGCTGGCGGCCCGTCCCGCAGTCGTCTTCGCGGACGAGCCCACCGGCAATCTAGACGCCGGCTCCGGCCGGCACGTATTGGAGTTCCTGCGCTACTCCACCCGCGAGTTCGGGCAGACGGTGGTGATGGTCACGCACGACCCGGTGGCGGCCTCCTATTCCGACCGCGTCGTGCTGCTGCTGGACGGTCGCATCAGCGGCAGGGTCGACGGACCCACCCCCGAGTCCGTACTCGACGCGCTCCAGAACCCGGGGAAGCGGTGA
- a CDS encoding RacP protein, with the protein MINQWSAGDQAFDQLVRASALSKSQVRAGLACLRDIIAERNWPPLIWSRAGGYTFYSDPVELQVYEVAVIREKLTEIRRFIAGVVAPHAVLQPKGRWIKHLNTQLSSVESTLDVIAGYSDA; encoded by the coding sequence GTGATCAACCAGTGGTCGGCAGGAGATCAGGCCTTCGACCAGCTCGTCCGGGCCTCGGCGCTCAGCAAGAGCCAGGTCAGAGCGGGTCTGGCCTGCCTGCGCGACATCATCGCCGAGCGGAACTGGCCGCCGCTGATCTGGAGCAGGGCGGGCGGCTACACGTTCTACTCCGACCCCGTCGAGCTCCAGGTATACGAGGTCGCGGTGATCCGCGAGAAACTCACCGAGATCCGCCGGTTCATCGCCGGCGTCGTCGCCCCGCACGCCGTCCTGCAGCCCAAGGGCCGCTGGATCAAGCACCTGAACACCCAGCTCAGTTCGGTGGAGTCCACGCTCGACGTGATCGCCGGCTACAGCGACGCCTGA